In the genome of Raphanus sativus cultivar WK10039 chromosome 4, ASM80110v3, whole genome shotgun sequence, one region contains:
- the LOC108839253 gene encoding scarecrow-like protein 22, with protein MPFEELQGFLDSSSYGTREDLCSVVGVNNNGSEPTSVLDSNRSTSPFLSSSTTTTLSSSHGGPSGGGAAEGKCDQMTFEDLDGVLSGSPGQEESILRLIMGGDVVDPGSEFMGFDPGSGSDPVIDNPNPLFGYSFPLDLPPPEEEDVKFRIYPNPCLSSGGSSPPAKRFNSGQPVSHQLGHPFSDPGHPFSDPGHPFLAPPKLAGTTEEDYHVESSAVITEQLFNAAAELTGTGNGSPPVLAQGILARLNHNLNNSNINPKPPFQRAALYVTESLQSLLQHSPPQPSLPLFLKIAAHRAFSETSPFLHFVNFTSNQTILESSQGFDRIRIVDFDVGYGSQWSSLIQELGNRSSSSAPLSLKVTSFSSPSTVSDEFELRFTEENLRAFAGEAGVAFEMELMNMETLLNPPLSLLRSSDKEAIAVNLPISSVISGYLPFILRFLKQISPNVVVCSDTIPDAPFPNVVIDALQYYASLLESLESPSSSQEAVTSIERFCVQPWIERVLSNRYRWMEKTPPWGSLFEQCGFTPVAMSQTAETQAEYLLQRNPMRGFHLEKRQSSSSSTSTTSLVLCWQKTQLVAVSAWTC; from the coding sequence ATGCCCTTTGAGGAACTACAAGGTTTCTTAGATTCTTCTTCTTACGGAACACGCGAAGATCTCTGCAGCGTTGTCGGTGTTAATAACAATGGTAGCGAGCCCACCTCTGTTCTAGACTCCAACAGAAGCACAAGCCCCTTCCTCTCTTCCTCAACCACCACCACGCTGTCTTCCTCCCACGGTGGTCCCAGCGGCGGCGGCGCCGCCGAAGGGAAATGCGATCAGATGACTTTCGAGGATCTCGACGGAGTTCTCTCCGGCTCTCCCGGACAAGAGGAGAGCATTCTTAGACTCATCATGGGCGGCGATGTGGTGGATCCGGGCTCCGAGTTCATGGGTTTCGACCCGGGTTCTGGATCCGACCCGGTTATCGATAACCCGAATCCGCTCTTCGGCTACAGCTTCCCTCTCGACCTTCCACcacctgaagaagaagacgtgAAGTTTCGGATCTACCCGAACCCGTGTTTATCCTCCGGCGGGTCGTCTCCTCCTGCCAAAAGATTCAACTCGGGTCAACCCGTTTCCCACCAGTTGGGTCACCCGTTCTCGGATCCGGGTCACCCGTTCTCGGATCCGGGTCACCCGTTTCTCGCCCCGCCGAAGCTAGCCGGAACCACCGAAGAAGACTACCACGTGGAGTCGTCAGCGGTAATCACCGAGCAGCTTTTCAACGCGGCGGCGGAGTTAACCGGAACTGGAAACGGGTCACCACCCGTTCTCGCGCAAGGGATATTGGCGCGGCTCAATCACAACCTTAACAACAGCAACATTAATCCAAAGCCTCCGTTTCAAAGAGCGGCTTTGTACGTAACagaatctctccaatctctacTCCAACACTCACCACCACAACCGTCTCTCCCTCTGTTCCTCAAAATCGCAGCTCACAGAGCCTTCTCCGAAACGTCGCCGTTTCTCCATTTCGTCAACTTCACCTCAAACCAGACCATCCTCGAGTCTTCCCAAGGGTTCGACCGGATCCGCATTGTCGATTTCGACGTGGGTTACGGTTCTCAATGGTCGTCTCTCATCCAAGAACTCGGGAACAGATCGTCTTCATCAGCTCCGTTATCGCTAAAGGTTACATCTTTCTCCTCTCCTTCCACCGTCTCCGACGAGTTCGAGCTCAGATTCACGGAGGAGAATCTCAGAGCCTTCGCCGGAGAAGCCGGAGTCGCCTTCGAGATGGAGCTAATGAACATGGAGACTCTCCTGAACCCACCTCTCTCTCTGCTCCGATCGTCTGATAAAGAAGCAATCGCAGTGAATCTCCCGATCAGCTCCGTTATCTCCGGTTACCTCCCGTTTATCCTCCGTTTCCTCAAACAAATCTCTCCAAACGTCGTCGTTTGCTCGGACACTATCCCCGACGCGCCGTTTCCCAACGTTGTGATCGACGCGCTTCAGTACTACGCGTCTCTCCTCGAGTCTCTCGAGTCACCGAGTAGTAGTCAGGAAGCTGTTACGAGTATTGAGAGGTTTTGTGTGCAGCCGTGGATAGAGAGAGTGTTGAGTAATCGTTACCGTTGGATGGAGAAAACTCCGCCGTGGGGAAGCTTGTTTGAGCAATGCGGGTTTACTCCGGTGGCGATGAGTCAGACGGCGGAGACTCAGGCGGAGTATTTGCTGCAGAGGAATCCGATGAGAGGGTTTCATCTGGAGAAGAGACAGTCTTCGTCTTCTTCAACTAGTACTACTTCGCTCGTGTTATGTTGGCAGAAGACACAACTTGTTGCTGTCTCAGCTTGGACATgttag